The following proteins are encoded in a genomic region of Devosia lucknowensis:
- a CDS encoding ABC transporter substrate-binding protein, with product MFRAASLAVALLAATAFPAFAWTYTGGDGTEVTLDETPVRIIASQDAAAGLIPLGIRPVGIYADSAIADAKALQGLDLTGIEIISQTWGEVDIEKAAALEPDLIVAEYWPLETTWSGGAEVFNALSPVAPITGPEQGASILTLIEDYEALAQSLGANLSDPAIAEDKAAFATALADFKAATAAKPDLTALAVWAGPDALYVAATAGASELMDFASWGLKLIDPEVADDRGYWETLSWEKADKYQPDLILVDNRSADTMETAKAQPTWTLMKAAEAGQVTDWPAFWLRNYHAYSAELAKLTAAINAADASVAP from the coding sequence ATGTTTCGCGCCGCCTCTCTCGCAGTTGCCCTTCTTGCCGCTACCGCGTTCCCCGCTTTCGCCTGGACCTATACCGGCGGCGACGGCACCGAGGTGACGCTAGATGAAACGCCGGTGCGCATCATTGCCAGCCAGGATGCCGCCGCTGGTCTCATTCCGCTGGGCATTCGCCCCGTCGGCATCTACGCCGATAGTGCCATTGCAGACGCCAAGGCCCTTCAGGGCCTCGACCTCACTGGCATCGAGATCATCAGCCAGACTTGGGGCGAGGTGGATATCGAAAAGGCCGCAGCCCTCGAACCCGATCTGATTGTCGCCGAGTACTGGCCGCTCGAAACCACTTGGTCCGGTGGCGCCGAGGTCTTCAACGCGCTGAGCCCCGTTGCGCCGATCACCGGTCCGGAGCAGGGGGCGTCCATACTAACGCTCATCGAAGATTACGAAGCTCTGGCGCAGAGCCTTGGCGCAAACCTGTCCGACCCCGCCATCGCGGAAGACAAGGCTGCCTTTGCGACGGCGCTGGCCGATTTCAAGGCCGCCACTGCCGCCAAGCCTGACCTGACGGCGCTTGCCGTCTGGGCCGGTCCGGATGCGCTTTATGTGGCCGCCACCGCGGGCGCGTCCGAGCTCATGGATTTCGCCAGCTGGGGCCTGAAGCTGATCGATCCCGAAGTCGCCGACGATCGCGGCTATTGGGAAACCCTGTCCTGGGAAAAGGCCGATAAGTACCAGCCCGACCTGATCCTTGTGGATAATCGCTCCGCCGACACTATGGAAACGGCCAAGGCGCAGCCCACCTGGACGCTGATGAAGGCTGCCGAAGCCGGTCAGGTCACCGACTGGCCGGCCTTCTGGCTGCGCAATTACCACGCCTACTCAGCAGAGCTGGCCAAGCTGACCGCGGCCATCAATGCCGCCGACGCAAGCGTCGCCCCCTGA
- a CDS encoding iron-siderophore ABC transporter substrate-binding protein, producing the protein MTRLVSVVGAIILCVTVVAAHAQGFPVTIEHAHGETVIPTEPKRIVTWGWSNEDVVIALGVIPVGMPFQSYGGGENGVHEWVEEALDAAGAEMPAILDASGEPPVEQIAALEPDLIIAAYSGITEDQYAVLSGIAPTVAYIGAPWSTSWQDLTLIIGKALGKDAEAEALVADTTAWVDAEFAKYPALEDVTFASANDYDGSMAVYAPLDARMKFLTDFGMVMNPSVSALAPGDDAFYYPLSYELFDQLEADIFITYYEEQDALDAWLATPQAQNYPPIAKGGLAALVGTENVASVSPPSILSLRWGLPRYLQVLGDAAENVQNTK; encoded by the coding sequence ATGACTCGATTGGTGAGCGTTGTGGGCGCCATCATCCTCTGCGTGACCGTCGTCGCTGCCCATGCGCAGGGCTTCCCCGTAACGATCGAACATGCGCATGGCGAAACCGTTATACCGACAGAGCCCAAGCGCATTGTGACCTGGGGATGGAGCAACGAAGACGTGGTCATCGCCCTGGGCGTCATCCCGGTGGGCATGCCGTTCCAGTCCTATGGTGGCGGCGAGAATGGCGTGCACGAGTGGGTGGAGGAGGCGCTGGACGCCGCAGGCGCCGAGATGCCAGCCATTCTCGATGCGTCGGGCGAACCGCCGGTCGAGCAGATTGCGGCCCTCGAGCCCGATCTCATCATCGCTGCTTATTCAGGCATCACTGAGGATCAATACGCAGTCCTCTCGGGCATCGCTCCAACGGTCGCTTATATCGGCGCGCCCTGGTCCACGTCCTGGCAGGATTTGACGCTGATTATCGGCAAGGCGCTCGGCAAGGATGCTGAAGCGGAGGCTTTGGTCGCGGACACCACAGCCTGGGTCGACGCCGAATTCGCCAAATACCCCGCGCTTGAGGACGTCACCTTTGCCAGCGCCAACGACTATGATGGGTCGATGGCCGTCTACGCGCCCCTCGACGCGCGCATGAAATTCCTCACCGATTTCGGCATGGTCATGAATCCGAGCGTCAGCGCTCTCGCCCCCGGCGATGACGCCTTCTACTACCCGTTGAGCTATGAGCTCTTCGACCAGCTCGAAGCCGACATCTTCATCACCTACTACGAAGAGCAGGACGCACTTGACGCGTGGCTCGCCACCCCCCAAGCCCAGAACTATCCGCCCATCGCCAAGGGTGGCCTGGCCGCACTCGTCGGCACCGAAAATGTGGCCTCCGTTTCGCCGCCGAGCATACTGTCCCTGCGCTGGGGCCTCCCGCGCTACCTCCAGGTCCTTGGCGATGCCGCCGAAAATGTTCAGAACACAAAGTAG
- a CDS encoding methyltransferase domain-containing protein has protein sequence MDAVVSAAMQCGYFDSGVCRSCTAMGTSYRAQLDAKLSHLRDLLKPWPEATWLPPMPSSPSAFRNKAKMVVGGTTERPTLGILDATRHGIDLTGCGILLPGLTAAFPAIASFIGQARITPYDVPSRKGELKNVLLTESPEGAMMLRFVLRSTEPLGRIGKHLPGLLTDLPQLSVVTANLLPEHKAVLEGDEEVPLYGETLAMRLDDVVLHLRPASFFQTNTPIAVGLYRQAREWIEEVGAHNVLDLYCGVGGFALHVAAPGRRVHGIELSAAAVESARLSAAEAGLLDVTFSVGDATALEALEGLDAVIVNPPRRGLGANLCAMLDASGVETVIYSSCNATTLAADIAAMPAFRPARVRLFDMFPQTDHYEAMVLLQRR, from the coding sequence GTGGATGCAGTTGTGAGCGCCGCCATGCAGTGCGGCTACTTCGACAGCGGCGTGTGCCGCTCCTGCACGGCGATGGGCACCTCGTACCGGGCGCAGCTCGACGCAAAACTGTCGCATCTTCGTGACTTGCTGAAGCCGTGGCCGGAGGCGACCTGGCTTCCCCCCATGCCGAGTTCGCCCTCGGCATTTCGAAACAAGGCGAAAATGGTGGTCGGCGGCACGACGGAACGGCCGACCCTGGGCATTCTCGACGCGACCAGACACGGCATCGATCTCACCGGTTGCGGCATCCTGCTCCCAGGATTGACCGCCGCGTTCCCCGCGATTGCCTCGTTTATCGGTCAAGCCCGCATAACGCCCTACGACGTGCCGTCTCGCAAAGGCGAACTCAAGAACGTCCTCCTTACCGAATCGCCCGAAGGCGCAATGATGCTGCGTTTCGTACTGCGCTCCACCGAGCCGCTCGGCCGTATCGGCAAGCATCTGCCCGGCCTGCTTACCGATCTGCCGCAGCTGTCCGTGGTTACGGCCAACCTCCTCCCCGAGCACAAGGCCGTGCTGGAGGGCGATGAGGAGGTCCCGCTCTATGGCGAAACGCTGGCCATGCGCCTCGACGACGTCGTGCTGCATTTGAGGCCGGCCAGCTTCTTCCAGACCAATACGCCAATCGCCGTGGGGCTCTATCGGCAAGCGCGGGAATGGATCGAGGAAGTCGGCGCCCACAATGTGCTGGACCTTTATTGCGGCGTCGGCGGTTTCGCCTTGCACGTGGCCGCGCCAGGCCGGCGCGTCCACGGTATTGAACTGAGCGCGGCGGCCGTGGAATCGGCTCGTCTCAGCGCGGCCGAAGCTGGCCTCCTCGACGTGACGTTCTCGGTCGGTGACGCGACGGCCCTCGAGGCGCTGGAGGGGCTTGATGCCGTCATCGTCAATCCACCGCGGCGCGGGCTTGGCGCCAACCTCTGCGCCATGCTGGACGCTTCCGGAGTGGAAACGGTCATCTATTCAAGTTGCAATGCCACGACCCTAGCAGCCGACATCGCCGCCATGCCCGCCTTCAGACCCGCGCGTGTCCGTCTCTTCGATATGTTCCCGCAGACTGATCACTACGAGGCGATGGTCCTGTTGCAGCGCCGCTGA
- a CDS encoding SAM-dependent methyltransferase: protein MTKTAVHENQTGVSVRTNLTSWLVEQVGVSLVGKPRHGSLTVIFPNGRTRTVGQGNSGEHATLRLNNFKVIREAMQRGTVGFAAAYMAGDIESDDLTALFRFFLQNRDMFDSANRGFFHRAAGDLHYHLSRRNTLEGSKKNIAEHYDLGNEFYGQWLDPSMTYSSAVFTSGDQSLEEAQLAKYRRVADMAGITPGSSVLEIGCGWGGFAETVARDYKANLRGITLSAEQLKFGLERLARQGLDQYATLVFEDYRHTEGQFDHIGSIEMIEAVGEDNWPSYFQTLHDRLKPGGTAAIQAITIQEADFDSYRSGPDFIQRYIFPGGMLLTKSVMKDFGERYGLMLEQVETFGLSYARTLKLWRERFLERWPMIAPLGYDEYFKRKWVYYLSYCEAGFAEGSIDVGIYQYRRRV, encoded by the coding sequence ATGACGAAAACCGCCGTGCATGAGAATCAGACGGGTGTCTCCGTCCGGACGAATTTGACCTCCTGGCTCGTGGAGCAGGTCGGCGTGTCGCTTGTCGGCAAGCCGCGCCATGGCTCCCTGACAGTGATCTTTCCCAATGGCCGGACCCGGACGGTCGGTCAGGGCAATTCTGGCGAGCACGCGACGCTGCGCCTCAACAATTTCAAGGTCATCCGCGAAGCCATGCAGCGTGGCACCGTGGGCTTTGCCGCCGCCTACATGGCTGGCGACATCGAATCCGACGACCTTACCGCGCTGTTCCGCTTCTTCCTGCAAAACCGCGACATGTTCGATTCGGCCAATCGGGGCTTCTTCCACCGCGCTGCCGGGGATCTCCACTATCACCTGTCGCGACGCAACACTCTCGAGGGGTCCAAGAAGAACATCGCCGAGCACTACGACCTCGGCAACGAGTTCTATGGCCAGTGGCTCGATCCTTCGATGACCTATTCGTCGGCTGTGTTCACCTCGGGCGATCAGAGCCTCGAGGAAGCGCAACTGGCCAAATATCGCAGGGTTGCGGACATGGCTGGGATCACTCCCGGCTCGTCTGTCCTCGAGATCGGATGCGGCTGGGGCGGATTCGCCGAGACCGTGGCACGCGACTACAAGGCAAATCTGCGCGGCATCACTCTCTCGGCCGAACAGCTCAAGTTCGGCCTCGAGCGTCTTGCGCGTCAGGGACTGGACCAATATGCCACGCTGGTCTTTGAGGACTACCGGCATACCGAAGGTCAGTTTGACCACATCGGCTCGATCGAGATGATCGAGGCCGTCGGCGAGGATAACTGGCCCAGCTATTTCCAGACACTGCACGACAGGCTGAAGCCCGGTGGCACCGCCGCCATCCAGGCCATCACCATACAGGAAGCCGATTTCGACAGCTATCGGTCCGGCCCGGACTTCATCCAGCGCTACATCTTCCCCGGCGGCATGCTGCTGACCAAATCGGTGATGAAGGACTTCGGCGAGCGCTATGGCCTGATGCTCGAACAGGTCGAGACCTTTGGCCTGTCCTATGCCCGCACTTTGAAGTTGTGGCGCGAACGCTTCCTGGAACGCTGGCCGATGATCGCACCGCTAGGCTACGACGAATATTTCAAGCGCAAATGGGTCTATTACCTGAGCTACTGTGAAGCTGGCTTTGCAGAAGGCTCCATCGACGTCGGCATCTATCAATACCGTCGTCGCGTCTGA
- a CDS encoding VOC family protein, with translation MFTHVMIGSNDLTRSKAFYDATFVALGGVAGEIDARGRLVYVHNGGRLMVTTPIDGNPATVANGGTIGILADSAEHVRAWHAAGTANGGTAIESPPSERPNGFFVAYLRDPDGNKLSVRSRPQGSN, from the coding sequence ATGTTCACGCACGTCATGATCGGCAGCAACGACCTGACTCGTTCCAAGGCATTCTACGACGCCACTTTCGTTGCCTTGGGCGGTGTCGCCGGCGAGATCGATGCGCGCGGCCGTTTGGTTTATGTGCACAATGGCGGACGCCTGATGGTGACCACGCCGATCGATGGAAATCCGGCTACCGTCGCGAATGGCGGGACGATCGGCATTCTGGCCGACAGTGCCGAACACGTTCGCGCCTGGCACGCTGCGGGGACGGCCAATGGCGGCACAGCCATCGAAAGCCCGCCCTCGGAGCGCCCGAACGGCTTCTTCGTCGCCTATCTCCGCGATCCCGATGGCAACAAGCTCAGCGTTCGCTCGCGCCCCCAGGGATCGAACTGA
- the recJ gene encoding single-stranded-DNA-specific exonuclease RecJ — protein sequence MHDAPRPFLDITSSVTGRGWIDRLDSAQARTATAISQRTGISDILARIIAARGVGLEDAETYLEPTIRASMPDPSTLAQMDELADRLARAIADNEAVALFGDYDVDGACSCALMTRYLRHFGIEPQVHIPDRIFEGYGPNIAAMDKFIDAGATLVITLDCGTTSDGPIAHARNRGVDVLVIDHHLSDHDLPPATALVNPNRPDDISGLGYLCAAGVTFMVLVAVNRALRNRGDTGLPDLLKLLDLVALATVCDVVPLVGLNRAYVLRGLEVARRGERPGLSTLALAARASGPLNPYHLGFLIGPRINAGGRIGDAALGTRLLALDDEHQAMVIAAQLDELNGERQRIEVEAVEEAAATAEAEIGGGEGPPILVLASANWHPGVVGLVAARLRERFERPSFAIALHPDGTGTGSGRSMPGVDLGSAVIEAVEAGLIPKGGGHAMAAGISLRPGDLGPFRAFLAEKLGASVGAARAASALKIDAALTARGASIDLLHNLEKAGPYGAGNPSPAFAFPAHRARFPQVVGKGGHVSFTLTSDDGARLKAIAFRAAGTPLGDTLMRDADQPMHFAGGLSIDHYQGREQVQFRLADIARPTR from the coding sequence ATGCATGATGCGCCGCGCCCTTTTCTCGACATTACCAGTTCCGTCACCGGGCGCGGCTGGATCGATCGACTGGATAGCGCGCAGGCCCGAACGGCCACGGCCATCAGCCAGCGTACCGGAATTTCCGACATTCTCGCCCGGATCATCGCAGCCCGGGGCGTAGGGCTCGAAGACGCCGAGACCTATCTCGAGCCCACGATCCGCGCGTCCATGCCGGATCCATCCACCTTGGCGCAGATGGACGAACTTGCCGACCGCCTTGCTCGCGCCATCGCCGACAACGAGGCGGTCGCGCTGTTCGGCGACTATGACGTCGACGGCGCCTGTTCCTGCGCCCTCATGACGCGATATCTGCGCCACTTCGGCATCGAGCCGCAGGTCCATATCCCCGATCGCATCTTCGAGGGCTACGGTCCAAACATTGCAGCGATGGACAAGTTCATCGACGCTGGTGCGACGCTTGTCATCACGCTCGATTGCGGCACCACCAGCGACGGCCCCATCGCCCACGCGCGCAATCGCGGCGTGGATGTCCTCGTCATCGACCATCACCTTTCCGACCATGACCTGCCGCCCGCAACGGCGCTGGTCAATCCCAACCGTCCCGACGACATTTCCGGCCTCGGCTATCTCTGCGCCGCCGGCGTCACCTTCATGGTGCTGGTCGCGGTCAATCGTGCCTTGCGCAACCGCGGCGATACCGGTCTGCCCGATCTGCTGAAATTGCTCGACCTCGTGGCTCTGGCCACCGTCTGCGATGTCGTCCCGCTCGTCGGACTCAATCGCGCCTATGTTCTGCGCGGCCTGGAAGTCGCCCGGCGTGGTGAACGCCCCGGCCTTTCAACCCTGGCGCTGGCTGCCCGCGCATCTGGTCCCCTCAACCCGTACCATCTCGGCTTCCTGATTGGGCCGCGCATCAATGCCGGAGGCCGCATCGGTGACGCTGCTCTCGGCACGCGCCTGCTCGCGCTTGATGACGAGCACCAGGCCATGGTCATCGCGGCACAACTCGATGAGCTCAACGGCGAGCGTCAGCGTATCGAAGTTGAAGCGGTGGAAGAAGCCGCGGCCACGGCGGAGGCGGAAATTGGAGGCGGGGAGGGGCCACCAATCCTGGTGCTGGCCTCTGCCAATTGGCACCCTGGAGTGGTGGGGCTCGTTGCCGCGCGCCTGCGCGAGCGGTTTGAGCGTCCAAGCTTCGCCATCGCGCTCCATCCCGATGGCACCGGTACTGGATCCGGCCGCTCCATGCCCGGGGTCGATCTCGGCAGCGCCGTCATCGAGGCCGTGGAAGCGGGCCTTATTCCCAAGGGCGGCGGCCACGCCATGGCGGCCGGCATTTCGCTGCGGCCGGGAGACCTCGGCCCCTTCCGTGCGTTCCTTGCCGAAAAGCTGGGCGCCAGCGTCGGGGCAGCCCGCGCCGCCTCGGCGCTGAAGATCGACGCCGCATTGACTGCCCGCGGCGCGAGCATCGACCTGCTCCATAATCTCGAAAAGGCCGGTCCATACGGCGCCGGCAATCCCTCGCCCGCTTTCGCCTTTCCGGCCCATCGCGCGCGGTTTCCGCAGGTCGTGGGAAAGGGCGGTCACGTGAGCTTCACGCTGACCTCCGACGATGGCGCCCGTCTCAAGGCCATCGCCTTCCGCGCTGCTGGCACGCCCCTGGGAGATACCCTGATGCGCGATGCCGATCAGCCGATGCACTTTGCCGGCGGCCTTTCGATCGATCATTACCAGGGCCGCGAACAGGTTCAGTTCCGGCTCGCCGACATCGCCCGGCCGACCCGCTAG
- a CDS encoding homoserine dehydrogenase encodes MAELGDADRQAPLRVGVAGLGNVGATLVRILQKDGAELTRKLGRQLEVVAVAARSRSRDRGIDISGLEWFDDPVALAKWDGIDLFVELIGGEDGPAFAAVKAALEIGRPVVTANKALLAKHGVTLARMAEESGAQLGFEAAVAGGIPVIKTLREGLGSARIAKVFGIMNGTCNYILTRMGNEGISFADCLKDAQALGYAEADPTFDVEGFDTAHKLSILATLCFGYEIAPDKMRIEGISGITQHDIQVAHDLGYKIKLLGIAERTEHGIEQRVHPTFVPKGSAIAGVDGVMNAVALETDHVHELLLAGPGAGGPPTASSVLSDILDIARGTRVPPLGVPSDELLPYREAPHRAHEGGFYIRLSAKDVPGALAAITTRMGEKSISIDSVIQRSDLSAKAVAPDGSPTRTVVMITQQTLESSVREALAEIAADGFIVGQPQLIRIEKL; translated from the coding sequence ATGGCCGAACTGGGTGACGCTGACCGCCAAGCGCCCCTGCGCGTAGGTGTTGCCGGGCTCGGCAATGTTGGCGCGACGCTGGTCCGCATCCTGCAGAAAGATGGTGCCGAACTAACCCGGAAACTTGGCCGTCAGCTCGAAGTTGTGGCCGTTGCCGCGCGCTCGCGTTCCCGCGATCGCGGCATTGATATTTCCGGTCTCGAATGGTTCGACGATCCGGTGGCTCTGGCCAAGTGGGATGGGATCGATCTTTTCGTGGAACTGATCGGCGGCGAGGATGGTCCGGCTTTTGCAGCGGTAAAAGCTGCGCTTGAAATCGGTCGTCCTGTGGTAACAGCCAACAAGGCCTTGCTCGCCAAGCACGGCGTGACCCTGGCCCGCATGGCCGAGGAATCCGGAGCCCAGCTTGGCTTCGAAGCAGCTGTCGCCGGCGGGATTCCCGTGATCAAGACCTTGCGCGAGGGCCTGGGCTCTGCGCGCATCGCCAAGGTCTTCGGCATCATGAACGGCACCTGCAACTACATCCTCACCCGTATGGGCAATGAAGGGATTTCCTTCGCCGATTGTCTCAAGGACGCGCAGGCGCTGGGTTACGCCGAAGCCGATCCGACCTTCGACGTCGAAGGCTTCGACACAGCCCACAAGCTTTCCATCCTCGCCACGCTCTGCTTCGGGTACGAAATCGCGCCGGACAAAATGCGTATCGAAGGCATTTCCGGCATCACCCAGCACGACATCCAGGTCGCCCATGACCTGGGATACAAGATCAAGCTTCTGGGCATTGCCGAACGCACCGAGCATGGCATCGAGCAGCGCGTGCACCCCACCTTTGTGCCCAAGGGCAGCGCCATTGCCGGCGTCGATGGCGTCATGAACGCCGTCGCGCTGGAAACAGACCATGTTCACGAGCTGCTGCTGGCCGGCCCGGGGGCAGGTGGTCCGCCCACTGCGTCCTCGGTATTGTCGGACATTCTCGACATCGCCCGCGGCACCCGCGTGCCGCCACTGGGCGTACCTAGCGACGAGCTCTTGCCCTATCGTGAGGCGCCGCACCGGGCGCACGAGGGTGGCTTTTACATCCGTCTCAGCGCCAAGGACGTGCCCGGAGCTCTTGCCGCCATTACGACCCGCATGGGGGAAAAGTCGATTTCCATCGACAGTGTCATCCAGCGTTCGGATTTGAGTGCCAAGGCAGTGGCGCCCGATGGCTCGCCGACGCGGACCGTCGTGATGATTACTCAACAGACTTTGGAATCATCCGTGCGCGAAGCGCTTGCAGAGATCGCTGCGGATGGGTTCATAGTTGGCCAACCGCAATTGATCCGCATCGAAAAGCTTTAG
- a CDS encoding ABC transporter substrate-binding protein: MKCIAFLALAALAASSPAIAEDAFPVSIEHALGTTTIESKPVRVVTWGWSAQDVVLDLGVTPVGMPFFAYGGGDDGILPWTEAAITEGGLEMPTVLPNNPEAPLEAIAALDPDVIIAPYSGITPDEYELLSAIAPVVAYPNKPWLIRWQDVVTLTGQALGESEAAATLIAETEAFLAQQVATQPAIAGTVFANVVNRNDGQVSVRIEGDPRVQLFADVGMVPAPPVDGSALVSTGISYLVSYENFDRIPADMLLSFFDNEQAADAFIGLDLIKTSPLVAKGAYTRLFGEDLTMSVSGAITPMSLRWGFPQVLPEIGRAASAASAE, from the coding sequence ATGAAGTGCATCGCTTTTCTTGCCCTCGCTGCCCTGGCCGCATCCTCGCCCGCAATTGCTGAGGATGCATTCCCTGTCAGCATCGAGCATGCTCTGGGCACCACCACGATCGAGAGCAAACCCGTACGCGTCGTCACCTGGGGCTGGTCTGCCCAGGATGTCGTCCTCGATCTGGGTGTGACCCCTGTGGGCATGCCGTTTTTCGCCTATGGCGGTGGCGATGACGGCATTCTGCCCTGGACTGAGGCTGCCATCACCGAAGGCGGACTCGAAATGCCGACGGTTTTGCCGAACAATCCCGAGGCTCCGCTCGAAGCCATCGCCGCCCTCGATCCTGATGTCATTATCGCTCCCTATTCGGGCATAACTCCCGATGAGTACGAGCTGCTTTCCGCCATTGCCCCTGTGGTCGCTTATCCAAACAAGCCCTGGCTGATCCGCTGGCAGGACGTCGTGACACTGACGGGGCAGGCATTGGGCGAAAGCGAAGCCGCGGCAACGCTGATCGCCGAAACCGAGGCTTTCCTTGCACAACAGGTCGCCACACAGCCCGCCATCGCAGGCACGGTTTTCGCAAACGTCGTCAACCGCAATGATGGTCAGGTCTCCGTTCGTATCGAGGGTGACCCGCGCGTCCAGCTCTTTGCCGATGTCGGGATGGTCCCGGCACCCCCCGTCGATGGCAGCGCGCTGGTATCGACCGGCATCTCCTATCTGGTGAGCTACGAGAACTTCGACCGAATCCCCGCGGACATGCTCTTGAGCTTCTTCGACAACGAGCAGGCTGCGGATGCCTTTATCGGCCTCGACCTCATCAAGACCTCGCCGCTCGTCGCCAAGGGCGCCTATACAAGGCTGTTCGGCGAGGACCTGACAATGTCTGTCTCGGGTGCCATTACGCCAATGTCGCTTCGCTGGGGCTTCCCGCAGGTGCTGCCTGAGATCGGCCGAGCCGCCTCTGCCGCAAGCGCCGAGTGA
- the glpX gene encoding class II fructose-bisphosphatase: protein MKLSKVEDSKNPANLHRTLTLEMVRVTERAAIAAAEWRGKGNEKAADEAAVAAMKSEVDRVAISGRIIIGEGEEFECDDLFVGQAVGMGQGPEVDIAVDPLEGVTLCAKNQPDSLVVLAMAERGGLLNVARNVYMHKIAIGTAYPRDTVHIEWSATENVRALAKAKGVPISEITAIVLDRPRHGGLLEELRTAGVSVKLLSDGDIAGVIHAVNTDDTGVDIYLGSGGAPEGVLAAAALRCIGGHMQGKLILDTPDKRLRAREMGIADPNRIYDVTELAAGDVLFSATGVTDGSLVEGVRLRRGSVETSTVVMRSWSQTTRWIRARHAR, encoded by the coding sequence ATGAAACTGAGCAAGGTCGAAGACAGCAAGAACCCGGCCAACCTTCATCGGACGCTGACCTTGGAAATGGTCCGCGTCACCGAACGTGCGGCCATTGCCGCCGCCGAATGGCGTGGCAAGGGCAACGAAAAGGCAGCGGACGAAGCGGCGGTCGCGGCCATGAAATCCGAGGTCGATCGGGTCGCTATTTCAGGCCGCATCATCATCGGCGAAGGTGAAGAGTTCGAATGCGACGATCTCTTTGTCGGCCAGGCGGTCGGCATGGGGCAGGGCCCGGAAGTCGATATCGCCGTCGATCCGCTTGAGGGCGTCACGCTCTGCGCCAAGAACCAGCCCGATAGCCTTGTGGTCCTGGCCATGGCCGAGCGCGGCGGCCTGCTCAATGTCGCCCGCAATGTCTACATGCACAAGATCGCCATTGGCACCGCCTATCCGCGCGATACCGTCCACATCGAGTGGTCTGCCACCGAGAATGTGAGGGCGCTGGCCAAGGCCAAGGGCGTTCCCATCTCCGAAATCACCGCCATCGTGCTCGATCGCCCGCGCCACGGGGGGCTGCTGGAGGAACTGCGCACCGCGGGCGTTTCGGTCAAGCTGCTCAGCGACGGCGATATCGCGGGCGTCATCCATGCCGTCAACACCGATGATACCGGCGTAGATATCTATCTGGGCTCAGGCGGCGCTCCCGAGGGGGTACTGGCCGCCGCAGCCCTGCGCTGCATCGGCGGACACATGCAGGGCAAGCTCATCCTCGACACACCGGACAAGCGTCTGCGCGCCAGGGAAATGGGCATAGCCGATCCCAACCGCATCTACGATGTGACCGAACTGGCCGCCGGCGATGTTCTGTTCTCCGCCACCGGCGTTACTGATGGGTCACTGGTCGAAGGCGTTCGCCTCCGCCGCGGGTCGGTCGAAACGTCCACCGTCGTCATGCGCTCCTGGAGCCAGACCACCCGCTGGATCCGTGCTCGCCACGCCAGATAG